The stretch of DNA CGACCAGCGAGCCTTTGGCACTTTATGCCTATTTCCGAGAGAAGGCTGAGAAGGTGCTGGGGAAAACCTGGGCATCGCACTTCATCGCGATCACGGACCCGGGCAGCTACCTGGCAAAATTGGGTGAAAGCCTCGGGTTCAGAGCGGTTTTTACAGCCGACCCTAACGTCGGCGGGCGGTACTCAGCATTGACCCATTTTGGCCTGATACCCGCAGCCTTGTTGGGCATTGATTTGCACCGATTTCTCTCACGGGCATATACAATGGCTGAACGATGTTCACCAGCGACGCCCATAACACTCAACCCTGGCGCGTTGCTGGGGGTGATTTTGGGCGTTAGCGCAATGCAGGGGCAAGATAAATTAACCCTGTTAACCGATGAAGCCATTGCCCCGATTGGTGCCTGGCTGGAACAGTTGATTGCTGAAAGCAGCGGAAAAGAGGGGCGGGGGATTGTGCCAATCGTTGATGAGCCACACATTGATGTGATTGATTATGCGAAAGATCGCATATTTGTTTACCTGAGGATCTGTGGCGAGCAGGATGAATTTGTGAAAGCGTTGGAGGATGCAGGTCATGTGGTTGTGGTTATGCAATGGTCTGATCTTTACGACCTGGCTGCCCATTTTTATTGCTGGGAATTTGCCACCGCAGTCGCTTGCAGCCTGATGACGGTTAACGCCTTTGATCAACCTGATGTACAGGGTAGCAAAGACCGCACCAAACAAAAGCTGGCAGCCCTCAAGGAAAAAGGGGTGCTGGAAGAGCCTGATCCAGATTGGACCAGGGAGAGTGTGAAAATCTACGGGCAGCCCTTTGTAGATTTTGAAGCGTGTGATACCTTGCAGGAAGTGATCGAATCTTTCACTGCGCTGGCTGAGCCTGGCGATTATGTTGCGATCAACGCCTTCTTGCCGCTTAACAACCACAACTATGAGCGCTTAACTGCGTTGAGGGCGCGCATCCTGGCTCAGACCGGGCGTGCCACGACCCTCGGGTTTGGCCCCCGCTTCCTGCACTCAACAGGCCAACTGCACAAGGGTGGCCCCAATACCGGGTTGTTCTTGCAAATCACCCAGGACGATGCCATTGACTTCGAAATACCGGGAGAAAGTTATTCCTTCGGGGCACTGGCTCGCGCTCAGGCGTTGGGCGATTTCGAGGCGCTTCTTTCGGGAAACCGGCGAGCTGTTCGGATTCATTTGCCAGCGGGAGACCCCCTGACATTTGTGTAACGTCGCTCCAGTAATTCAATCAAGAACCTGAGGTAGACTTTGCCGGGAATGGTTTTTTGTGGTCAATCCCGACAATCATGTATAATTTTTAAGTATCAGGTTATGGTTTCCATTGGTCGTGTTTGAATGCTCTAAGAAAAAATTTATTGTGTGATGAAAATACTGGCGATTGACCCCGGTGAAAAAAGAATTGGCGTGGCGATCAGCGATCCAACCGGCACACTTGCGCGACCGCTGTGCGTGATTATACATCAATCGCGGGAATCGAGCGCCGAAAAAATTGCGGCAATAGCCATGGAAGAAGGCGTTGCAATGATTGTCGTCGGGCAGGCGCTGGGCACGAATGGAGAAATTGGCCCCCAGGCGCGGAAATCTCAGCGCTTAGCAGATTGTTTGCGGACGATGACGGACTGTGAAATTGTTATGTGGGATGAAAGTGGAACAACCCAGGCTGCCCGGCAAAGCCGGATTGACCTGGGTGTTCCCAAGAAAAAGCGCCGAGGTCATTTCGATGACCTGGCAGCCAGTATTTTGTTGCAGGACTATTTAATTGCGAATGAAGTCAGCATCAAAAGAAGTCAGGTGGATGATGAGCAGTCGTAAAAAGGGTCGCGGTTTAATTGGGGTTTTGTTTGCTTTCCTGTTAATCACAGGATTTGCTGTAATCGTTGGTTATTTTCTGATGATGCACTCTGTGCAAGCTGAGTTTGGGCAACCTTCTCCCAATTTGTCATTCACACAAAGGGTGATTTTCCCGGTTGAGTTGTTCATCAACCGGAATGCACTCACCAAACCGCACTCACTGCTCGGTGCTGAGCAAAAATTCGTTATCAGCGAAGGCGAATCCGTTTCTATGATTTGCTACCGCTTGGAAGGGGAAGGTTTGCTACCCGATGCTGAATTAATGCGCATGTACCTGATCTACAGCGGAATAGACCGGGCGTTAAAATCCGGGCAGTTTTCATT from Brevefilum fermentans encodes:
- the ruvX gene encoding Holliday junction resolvase RuvX gives rise to the protein MKILAIDPGEKRIGVAISDPTGTLARPLCVIIHQSRESSAEKIAAIAMEEGVAMIVVGQALGTNGEIGPQARKSQRLADCLRTMTDCEIVMWDESGTTQAARQSRIDLGVPKKKRRGHFDDLAASILLQDYLIANEVSIKRSQVDDEQS